In Cherax quadricarinatus isolate ZL_2023a chromosome 52, ASM3850222v1, whole genome shotgun sequence, the following proteins share a genomic window:
- the LOC128696796 gene encoding uncharacterized protein isoform X1 has product MDRFTMHYPRNTIIITAATLLVLVVFPGVPKSVNGNEGLSSHDEYFDGDPIYCRRMKFMIACDYKWEKQQVSLTGGPAGEEVTQIMLKHVNHLILNISKCYDVSLTHIAEAKVEYQPNTVCTRMKASLTNVTLDFLGDPVINLYVYNSTVRKMFLKSVNEQLTIINSSIKVLKVGDVCGDVFVKVHDTRITHFESLHIRESAKLLLSECVIDEIPAGSLVLSSSGNTLSKVRFPATHDLPKSTLVLDPGANVNLQEVSGQVLVSCSVCSTPPTILPQAPHDHLHTSTSPATLRNQKEECYCSYLLPSAAVFLTIIISLICYIIILKKNLVKSHK; this is encoded by the exons atggacag GTTTACAATGCATTACCCAAgaaacactatcatcatcactgcagcaacactgttggttcTGGTGGTCTTCCCTGGTGTTCCCAAGTCCGTGAATGGAAATGAGGGTTTGTCAAGCCACGATGAATACTTTGACGGAGACCCCATCTACTGCCGGCGCATGAAGTTCATGATTGCATGTGACTACAAGTGGGAAAAGCAGCAG GTGTCACTGACTGGTGGTCCTGCGGGAGAAGAGGTAACCCAGATCATGCTGAAACACGTCAATCACCTCATTCTCAACATTTCAAAGTGTTATGACGTGAGTCTTACCCACATAGCTGAAGCTAAAGTAGAATATCAACCAAACACTGTTTGCACTAGGATGAAGGCCTCACTCACCAATGTCACCCTCGACTTCCTTGGTGATCCTGTGATCAACCTGTATGTCTATAACTCAACAGTAAGGAAGATGTTTCTGAAGAGCGTCAATGAACAACTGACAATCATCAACTCAAGTATAAAAGTGCTGAAGGTGGGAGATGTGTGTGGAGATGTGTTTGTCAAGGTACATGACACCAGAATCACACACTTTGAGAGCCTCCACATCAGGGAATCCGCCAAGCTCCTCTTATCAGAGTGTGTGATCGACGAGATCCCAGCAGGTTCTCTGGTCCTATCATCCAGTGGCAACACACTCAGCAAGGTCAGGTTCCCTGCAACACATGACCTCCCTAAATCGACTTTGGTGCTTGACCCTGGTGCTAACGTCAATCTTCAAGAGGTGTCAGGTCAAGTGCTGGTATCCTGCTCTGTCTGTTCTACTCCTCCTACAATACTCCCACAGGCTCCTCATGATCATTTACATACTTCCACCTCACCAGCAACTCTAAGAAAccagaaagaagaatgttattgtTCATATCTTCTGCCGAGTGCTGCTGTGTTTCTTACAATAATAATCTCACTTATTTGTTACATAATTATTTTAAAAAAGAATCTCGTAAAGTCTCACAAATAA
- the LOC128696796 gene encoding uncharacterized protein isoform X2 translates to MFTMHYPRNTIIITAATLLVLVVFPGVPKSVNGNEGLSSHDEYFDGDPIYCRRMKFMIACDYKWEKQQVSLTGGPAGEEVTQIMLKHVNHLILNISKCYDVSLTHIAEAKVEYQPNTVCTRMKASLTNVTLDFLGDPVINLYVYNSTVRKMFLKSVNEQLTIINSSIKVLKVGDVCGDVFVKVHDTRITHFESLHIRESAKLLLSECVIDEIPAGSLVLSSSGNTLSKVRFPATHDLPKSTLVLDPGANVNLQEVSGQVLVSCSVCSTPPTILPQAPHDHLHTSTSPATLRNQKEECYCSYLLPSAAVFLTIIISLICYIIILKKNLVKSHK, encoded by the exons GTTTACAATGCATTACCCAAgaaacactatcatcatcactgcagcaacactgttggttcTGGTGGTCTTCCCTGGTGTTCCCAAGTCCGTGAATGGAAATGAGGGTTTGTCAAGCCACGATGAATACTTTGACGGAGACCCCATCTACTGCCGGCGCATGAAGTTCATGATTGCATGTGACTACAAGTGGGAAAAGCAGCAG GTGTCACTGACTGGTGGTCCTGCGGGAGAAGAGGTAACCCAGATCATGCTGAAACACGTCAATCACCTCATTCTCAACATTTCAAAGTGTTATGACGTGAGTCTTACCCACATAGCTGAAGCTAAAGTAGAATATCAACCAAACACTGTTTGCACTAGGATGAAGGCCTCACTCACCAATGTCACCCTCGACTTCCTTGGTGATCCTGTGATCAACCTGTATGTCTATAACTCAACAGTAAGGAAGATGTTTCTGAAGAGCGTCAATGAACAACTGACAATCATCAACTCAAGTATAAAAGTGCTGAAGGTGGGAGATGTGTGTGGAGATGTGTTTGTCAAGGTACATGACACCAGAATCACACACTTTGAGAGCCTCCACATCAGGGAATCCGCCAAGCTCCTCTTATCAGAGTGTGTGATCGACGAGATCCCAGCAGGTTCTCTGGTCCTATCATCCAGTGGCAACACACTCAGCAAGGTCAGGTTCCCTGCAACACATGACCTCCCTAAATCGACTTTGGTGCTTGACCCTGGTGCTAACGTCAATCTTCAAGAGGTGTCAGGTCAAGTGCTGGTATCCTGCTCTGTCTGTTCTACTCCTCCTACAATACTCCCACAGGCTCCTCATGATCATTTACATACTTCCACCTCACCAGCAACTCTAAGAAAccagaaagaagaatgttattgtTCATATCTTCTGCCGAGTGCTGCTGTGTTTCTTACAATAATAATCTCACTTATTTGTTACATAATTATTTTAAAAAAGAATCTCGTAAAGTCTCACAAATAA